The DNA sequence CAGGTCCGCTGAAAAATAGGTTTTTCTCATCTTTAGAATCAAAATTATTTATAAAAGCCAGACATTTCTCTTTAATTCCAAGAATTTGTTCCCTGGGAGATTTCTTAATTCCGTATCTTTCTTCATTTACCTTGTCAGGATAATAGTTTTCATTAAAAGCGGAAAAATTTTCAAATTGAGCACGCTTCAAATTAGATTGGTTGAATATATAATCAATTAATAGTTGCTTATAACAGAAACATTTTTCAGTATGAGTACCGAGGTCAATAAATCCAGTATCTTTGCACCTGGAGCAAATATATACCGGTTCAAGATATGTAGGAGAATATCCATTTTCAACAAGAAGCAGCTCCTTTTTCTTTTTTAATTCATCCAGCTTTCCTGATAGTTCTTCTGATAGCTTATCATAGGATGAGTTGCCCAAAAGAATTAACTTATTATAGCGCAGGCCAAGTATATTGATTTGATTTTCTATTTCAGCAATTTCAGGTACTTTCTCAATGACTTCTTCTTTACGCTGTGCAAGTTTATACATGGCATTTCTTTGCCGCTTCTCATATTCAATTTTTATATCATTGCTAATTCCTTCAAGCATAATTTCACCTGATATGTAATATAGTCAAATAATATTTAATACAATTAAGCATCCTTAAAACGCCCATTGTACAATATTAAATATACTCATAGTACTTTTCCAAATTCTCTTCGTCATATTTTCTTTGCTCAAAATTGGTGTGCTGAGGGATTGTTTGCTCTTTTTTACTGCTTTTAGTACTCTTAGCCTTATTAGCTTTTTCGAAGGCAATAACTTCTTCCTTTGTTTTTAATCCGCTTTCAAACCAATTGCTTAAAATAGCATTTATATAGTTAAAGCTTGGATTTTGAGTGGCTGTTGTTTTTCTAAGAGCCAGTTCAATCACATCAAATCCATAGCCATACTCTGTAATCCATTTTTCCAGAAAACTTTCTTCATATTCTGTTAGTAGTCTGGTCATTTTTAACTTTTTTAAGACTTTTAACCTGATATCTTTCAGTTTTTGATATTCTATAAAATATTTATCAAGATCAAAACTGTTTTTTATATTTTTACTGTACCAACTGTCAGCCACTTTAATTATGTAATTTT is a window from the Clostridiaceae bacterium genome containing:
- a CDS encoding ATP-binding protein; amino-acid sequence: MLEGISNDIKIEYEKRQRNAMYKLAQRKEEVIEKVPEIAEIENQINILGLRYNKLILLGNSSYDKLSEELSGKLDELKKKKELLLVENGYSPTYLEPVYICSRCKDTGFIDLGTHTEKCFCYKQLLIDYIFNQSNLKRAQFENFSAFNENYYPDKVNEERYGIKKSPREQILGIKEKCLAFINNFDSKDEKNLFFSGPAGVGKTFMANCIAYELMNQGRTVLYQSAPVLFDIIAEHKMKSLKYGEWEDNFYKNIFNVDLLIIDDLGTESQTASRYAELLNILNIRQENNLIKPCKTIISSNIEINKIYEYYTERVASRIIGSFAIFRFAGEDIRKIKKLNN